A window of Primulina tabacum isolate GXHZ01 chromosome 4, ASM2559414v2, whole genome shotgun sequence contains these coding sequences:
- the LOC142542857 gene encoding homeobox protein HD1-like, with amino-acid sequence MQEQGVSMMGSGGTGGFSDGSMAVSVEHHHQLKAEIATHPLYDQLLAAHVSCLRVATPIDQLPLIDAQLSQSHNILQAYAQNNHHSLSPHERQELNNFLAQYLLVLCSFREQLQQHVRIHAVEAVMACREIEQNLQSITGATLGEGTGATMSDDEDELQMDFSLDQSMGDGHDLMGFGPLLPTESERSLMERVRQELKIELKQGFKSKIEDVREEILRKRRAGKLPGDTTTTLKNWWQQHAKWPYPTEDDKAKLVEQTGLQLKQINNWFINQRKRNWHSGSQSVTSLKSKRKR; translated from the exons ATGCAAGAACAAGGGGTGAGCATGATGGGTTCCGGAGGAACTGGTGGATTCAGCGATGGCTCCATGGCGGTTTCCGTCGAGCACCACCACCAGCTCAAGGCGGAGATCGCCACCCACCCGCTGTACGACCAGCTTCTGGCTGCACACGTGTCATGCCTACGTGTGGCGACGCCTATCGACCAACTGCCATTGATTGATGCTCAGCTCTCTCAGTCTCACAATATCTTGCAGGCTTATGCTCAAAATAATCATCATTCACTCTCTCCACATGAAAGGCAAGAACTTAACAATTTCTTG GCACAGTATTTGTTGGTTTTGTGTTCATTCAGAGAGCAGCTGCAGCAACATGTCAGAATCCATGCTGTTGAAGCTGTCATGGCCTGCCGTGAAATTGAGCAAAATTTGCAGTCTATTACTG GTGCAACTCTGGGAGAAGGAACTGGTGCGACTATGTCAGATGACGAAGATGAGCTACAAATGGATTTCTCATTAGATCAATCCATGGGTGATGGTCATGACTTGATGGGATTCGGTCCATTGCTTCCGACAGAATCAGAGAGGTCTTTAATGGAGAGAGTGAGGCAAGAACTGAAAATCGAGCTGAAACAG GGATTCAAGTCGAAAATTGAAGACGTGAGAGAGGAAATATTAAGAAAAAGAAGGGCCGGAAAATTACCTGGTGACACTACTACTACTCTAAAGAACTGGTGGCAGCAACACGCGAAGTGGCCCTATCCAACT GAAGATGACAAGGCAAAGCTTGTGGAGCAGACAGGGTTGCAGCTGAAGCAAATAAACAACTGGTTCATCAACCAACGGAAGCGAAACTGGCACAGCGGCTCGCAGTCTGTTACATCTCTCAAGTCCAAACGCAAGAGATGA
- the LOC142542858 gene encoding hydroxymethylglutaryl-CoA synthase-like produces the protein MALQPKNVGILAMEVYFPPTCIQQEVLEAHDGASKGKYTIGLGQDCMAFCTDVEDVISMSLTAVSSLLEKYGVDPKQIGRLEVGSETVLDKSKSIKTFLMPIFEKCGNTDIEGVDSTNACYGGTAALFNCVNWVESSSWDGRYGLVVCTDSAVYAEGPARPTGGAAAIAMLIGPNAPISFESKLRASHMAHAYDFYKPDLASEYPVVDGKLSQTCYLMALDSCYKSLCDKYEKLQGKQFSVVDVDYFVFHSPYNKLVQKSFARLLFNDFLRSASSIGESAKEKLAPFSSLTSDESYQSRDLEKASQQVAKPFYDAKVQPSTLVPKQVGNMYTASIYAAFASLIHNKYSTLAGQRVMLFSYGSGLSSSMFSVRLNEGQHPFNLSNIASVMNIAEKLKSRQEFPPEKFVETMKVMEHRYGGKDFVTSKDCSLLAPGTYYLTEVDSKYRRFYSKKANENGTLANGH, from the exons ATGGCCCTGCAACCCAAGAACGTCGGAATTCTCGCCATGGAAGTTTACTTTCCTCCTACTTGCATCCAGCag GAAGTGCTGGAGGCTCATGATGGAGCAAGCAAGGGTAAATATACAATTGGGCTTGGCCAAGATTGCATGGCATTTTGTACTGATGTTGAAGATGTGATCTCCATGAG TTTGACTGCTGTCTCTTCACTCCTTGAGAAGTATGGGGTTGATCCAAAGCAGATTGGTCGTCTGGAAGTTGGAAGCGAGACTGTACTTGATAAGAGCAAATCCATTAAAACCTTCTTGATGCCTATTTTTGAG AAATGTGGAAATACTGACATTGAAGGTGTTGATTCAACCAACGCTTGCTATGGAGGAACTGCTGCTTTGTTTAACTGTGTGAATTGGGTGGAAAGTAGTTCATGGGATGGACGATACGGCCTTGTTGTCTGCACAGACAGTGCG GTCTATGCTGAGGGACCAGCTAGGCCAACTGGTGGAGCTGCGGCGATTGCCATGCTTATAGGGCCAAATGCACCTATTTCTTTCGAAAGTAAGCTCAGGGCAAGTCACATGGCTCATGCTTATGATTTTTACAAGCCTGATCTTGCCAGTGAATATCCG GTTGTCGATGGAAAACTTTCTCAGACTTGTTACCTCATGGCGCTCGATTCTTGTTACAAAAGCTTATGTGACAA GTATGAAAAGCTTCAGGGCAAACAATTTTCGGTGGTTGATGTCGACTACTTCGTATTTCATTCTCCATACAATAAG TTAGTACAGAAAAGCTTTGCTCGATTGCTATTCAATGATTTTTTAAGGAGTGCCAG CTCTATTGGCGAGTCCGCGAAGGAAAAACTTGCACCTTTTTCATCGTTAACCAGCGATGAAAGCTATCAGAGCCGTGATCTTGAGAAG GCGTCCCAACAAGTTGCAAAACCATTTTATGATGCAAAAGTGCAGCCATCTACTCTAGTACCAAAACAAGTCGGGAACATGTACACTGCATCAATCTATGCAGCATTTGCATCCCTCATTCACAACAAGTATAGCACTTTG GCTGGACAAAGAGTGATGTTGTTTTCCTATGGAAGCGGTCTCTCGTCCTCCATGTTTTCTGTCCGTCTCAACGAGGGACAACACCCCTTTAACTTGTCAAACATTGCATCCGTAATGAATATAGCAGAGAAGTTGAAGTCAAGACAGGAG TTCCCTCCTGAAAAATTCGTCGAAACGATGAAGGTGATGGAGCATAGGTACGGTGGCAAGGACTTTGTAACGAGCAAGGATTGTAGTCTTCTTGCTCCCGGCACGTATTATCTCACTGAAGTGGATTCCAAGTACAGACGTTTCTACTCCAAGAAAGCTAATGAGAACGGCACCCTCGCCAATGGCCACTGA